CGAAAATTTTAAAATATCATTGGCCGGACTTGCGTCTGCTGATTCATTGCTCATCCGGAACTTTTATCCGCTCGATTGCCGATGACCTTGGCCGTAAGCTTGGTTGCGGCGCGTATTTGTCCGGGCTTGTCAGAATTGCTTCGGGGAGCTATAAATTAAAGCAAGCGGTTCCTTTAGAAAAAATAAATAGCCAAAATTGGCGAAAACAATTGTTTTAGATCTTTTAAACAAGGACATTATGGTCTTTAAGGAGGTGCTCTATGGGTATTTTTTCCGCTTTGTTTGGAATGCCGACAAAGGTCAATAAGGAAGGCGGCCTTGGCTGTCAGGCGGAATTAGATGAATATTGGCGGGCAATCGCTCCGGACAGCAGCCAAGATCAAAATCCGCCTTCGTATCAGCATATCGAAAAAGCAATTTGCGCTCATTGCCACCATCCGAGTTCTTTTTGCGTCGGGGGAAACTGTAATAGATGTGGCCAACCGTGGCGAGCCGCCTGAAAAATTTCTTCATTAAGCGCCAACTGAATTTGGCGCTTTTCATTTAATCCTCACCTTGTATAATAATGAAGATGTGTTAAGATTAGGCATTAATTGAGACTGATAATTATGAAAAAATATTCTTTGGAAATAACTGTTTTTCTTTGCGGCGCGGCGCTGATGATTTTGGAGCTGGTCGGCTCGCGGGTTTTGGCGCCTTATATTGGCACTTCCACGATTGTTTGGACTTCGCTGATCGGCATCATCCTTGGCGCCTTGAGCTTAGGCTACTATGTCGGCGGGAAAATGGCTGATAAGGAAGCTGACCGGCGCAAGCTTGCCATTATCATTTTAGGCGCGGCTTTTTTTGTTTTGGCGATAGTTTTGGTCAATGAGGAAGTCCTGATTTTTGTCAGGGAAGTGACGCGCAATATTTATGTCACGGCGGTGGCCGCGACCATATTTTTATTTGCCGTGCCCAGTTTTCTCTTGGGGATCGTCTCGCCTTACGCGGTAAAGCTGAAAGTCAAAGATCTGCAGTATACCGGCAGGATGGTCGGCGATCTTTATGCCATTTCCACCATCGGCAGCATCGTCGGCACTTTTGCCGCCGGATTTTTGCTGATCCCTTTTCTCGGCACGATCAATATCCTGTATTTTCTCGTCGCCCTGCTGATTTTTGCTTCGTTAATGATTGTCCCGGGAAAGCTGCTTGGCGCAAGATGGGCCTTGATTATTATTTTGTTCGGGCTGATAATTTTTTTTCTGGCTAAAAGCGCTCATGCCGACGCGAGCCGGTTGATCGACGTCGACAGCCAATATAATCGGATCTGGATTGTTCCGGCTTCGGACGCGGAAACCAAACGGCCGGTTTTGCGCCTTTCTACTGATCCCTACGGCATCCAGTCGGGAATGTTCTTGGACGGCGATAATGACCTGGTTTACCGCTATTCCAAATATTATCGCCTCGCCGATGCGATCAATCCGGCGATCAGGACAGGGCTGATGATCGGCGGCGCGGCTTATTCCTATCCTAAGGATTTTTTGAAAAATCATCCGGGAGCGAGCATGGACGTGGTGGAGATCGATCCGGCGATGACCGAGCTTGCCAAAAAGTATTTTAATCTCAAAGACGACCCGCGTTTGCGTATTTACCATGAGGATGCGCGGGTTTTTTTGAATAATAATCAAAAAAAATACGACGCGGTCTATGTCGATGCTTTTACTTCCCATTTATCAATCCCTTATCAGCTCACTACCCGCGAGGCGGCGCAGGAAATTTATAACGGGATGAATGATAATGGCGTGGTGATCGTAAATATCATTTCGGCCTTGCAGGGTGGTAAGAGCAAATTCTTGCGGGCCGAGCTGGCGACCTACCAGGCGGTTTTTCCGCAAGTTTATCTGTTCCGCGTTTATAATACTGACGCTTACAAAGTGCAGAACGTGATGCTGATGGCGGTGAAAAGCCCGGTGCCGGCGAAATTGCAGAGCGACAATGCCGAGCTTTACAGCTATTTCGAGATGCTCTATCAGCAGCCGAACAAGAATGATTTGCCGGTTTTGACCGATGATTACGCGCCGGTTGACTATTACACGATGAACATGATTAAATAGGAGATTATTGAACTTTTAGCAAGGGAGGTAAAAATGGATCAAAACGCTTATTCGGAAGTGAGCGCGAATTATTTTTGCTGCGGCACAGCTGTTTGCTGCTTGGTTGCCGGGGCGCTAGTCGGAAGCATCATTGGCGTTATTTACGCTGTCAATAGTTTGTCTTTTTGGATGAGCGGCGCCTATGTCTTGCTGGCTTCCGGCGCCACTGCCGTAGTTTTGTCAATCTATATCGGCAGGAGTGAGTGCCATAAAATAGGGGAGATTATCACCAGTTCTTTCTTGGGATATACTGTCGGTTACTGCGTATTTTACGCCATTCTATTCCATTTGTTTCAGTTAGTATTTTAAGGATTCCCTTGATAGCGGCCATTGAATAAATGGCCTTTTTTATTGGTATTGACAATTTTAGCCGGTATGATATTATTTAGATAGTTGTCTAAACATCTAATAATCAGCTTTATTTGAATATATGGTATTAAGCAAGACATTTAATGCTTTGTCCGATCCGAGCCGGCAAAAAATATTGGAATTATTGAAGAAGGGCGATCTGGCGGCCGGAGCGATCGGCGAATATTTTAAATTCACGGCCCCGACCTTGTCGCATCACCTGGGCGTGCTTAAGGATGCCGACTTGATTTCGGTGCGCCGCGACGGGCAGATGCAGATCTATTCGCTGAACTTGTCGGTCTTTGAAGAGGTAGCCGAGAAGGTTATAAAATTTTTTAAGAAATAAATTAGCGTATTAGTTGATTAGTTAATTGGTTAATTAGTTTACGATTTAATAGGCAAAAATCATTAACCCATTCAACCAATTAACTAATTAACCA
Above is a window of Patescibacteria group bacterium DNA encoding:
- a CDS encoding fused MFS/spermidine synthase, coding for MKKYSLEITVFLCGAALMILELVGSRVLAPYIGTSTIVWTSLIGIILGALSLGYYVGGKMADKEADRRKLAIIILGAAFFVLAIVLVNEEVLIFVREVTRNIYVTAVAATIFLFAVPSFLLGIVSPYAVKLKVKDLQYTGRMVGDLYAISTIGSIVGTFAAGFLLIPFLGTINILYFLVALLIFASLMIVPGKLLGARWALIIILFGLIIFFLAKSAHADASRLIDVDSQYNRIWIVPASDAETKRPVLRLSTDPYGIQSGMFLDGDNDLVYRYSKYYRLADAINPAIRTGLMIGGAAYSYPKDFLKNHPGASMDVVEIDPAMTELAKKYFNLKDDPRLRIYHEDARVFLNNNQKKYDAVYVDAFTSHLSIPYQLTTREAAQEIYNGMNDNGVVIVNIISALQGGKSKFLRAELATYQAVFPQVYLFRVYNTDAYKVQNVMLMAVKSPVPAKLQSDNAELYSYFEMLYQQPNKNDLPVLTDDYAPVDYYTMNMIK
- a CDS encoding autorepressor SdpR family transcription factor translates to MVLSKTFNALSDPSRQKILELLKKGDLAAGAIGEYFKFTAPTLSHHLGVLKDADLISVRRDGQMQIYSLNLSVFEEVAEKVIKFFKK